Below is a window of Simkaniaceae bacterium DNA.
TTTAATCGAGCCGGTGCGTCGAATTTCTAGACGGACAGAAGAGTAAAACTTAAGAGCTCTTCCCCCTGTTGTTGTTTCCGGGTTTCCAAAGAAAACCCCCACTTTTTCTCGAATTTGATTAATAAAGATAGCGCAAGTATTTGTTCTAGCTAAAGTGGCCGTTAGTTTTCTTAGGGCTTGTGACATCATGCGGGCCTGTAAACCAATGTGCTGGTCGCCAATTTCCCCTTCAAGTTCGCTTCTGGGGACAAGGGCTGCAACAGAGTCAATGACGATCACATCAACGGCATTTGATCTTGCAAGCATTTCGGCAATATTAAGCGCATCTTCACCGCAATCGGGTTGTGAAATCATTAGTTCATCGAGATTAACTCCAATTTTTTTTGCATAACCCGGATCAAGCGCGTGTTCAGCATCGATGTAGGCAGCAATTCCACCATTTTTTTGGCAATTGCTGACAACATGTAGGGCTAGGGTTGATTTTCCCGATGATTCAGGGCCATAAATTTCAACGACTCTTCCTCTTGGGACTCCACCAACTCCTATGGCGACATCTAGTGCAATAGATCCGGTAGAAATAGAGCTAATTACTCGAATAGTGGCTTGTTTGCCGAGAGACATAATAGATCCCAATCCAAACTGCTTTTCAATATGTGAAACTGCAGCCTGGAGGGCTTTTTTTTTGGGGGTTTCAGATTGTTGAGTCATAGGTTTTCTCCATCTGTTGATATATTTAAAAATAATAAATTTACATCGATCTTCCTATATTATCTATCTGGATTGTAATAATGAAGAGGCAATTTTATAAAAACTTAAGAGAACTCCTTTCAGTGTAAAAAAAGATAGACAAAAAAGGGGTATAGATTTTCTTTTAAAAAAACAAATTGTTAGGTGAAGACATGGTTTATCTTGCGGGGGATATTGGTGGGACAAAGACCCATTTAGCCTTTTATCATTTAAATGATACTGAATATAAAAGCTTTGTATCTCAAAAATTTCATAGTCACGAATATCCGGATCTCATTTCAATTGTCCGTATATTCTGTGAGAAATTTCCACAAAAAATTAAAAGAGCTTGCTTTGGAGTTGCCGGTCCTATTCGTGACAATATTTGTAAGGCAACAAATTTACCGTGGGTCATTGATGCAAATAAAATGGAAAAAGAGTTAGGTATTGAAAAGATTTTCCTTATTAACGACTTGGAAGCAAATGCGTATGGGATAAAAACCCTTAAAGAGAAAGATTTTTTTACTCTAAATGCTGGAATAGAAGAAGTTAAAGGAAATCAGGGGTTGATTTCAGCGGGAACGGGACTTGGAGAGGCCGGTCTTTTTTACAATGGAGAAGAAACAATTCCCTTTGCTTGTGAAGGAGGCCATGCTGATTTCGCTGCAAGAAATGAAGTAGAAATGCGACTTTTTGAGTTTTTAAAACAAAAATACGAACACGTTTCCTATGA
It encodes the following:
- the glk gene encoding glucokinase, whose protein sequence is MVYLAGDIGGTKTHLAFYHLNDTEYKSFVSQKFHSHEYPDLISIVRIFCEKFPQKIKRACFGVAGPIRDNICKATNLPWVIDANKMEKELGIEKIFLINDLEANAYGIKTLKEKDFFTLNAGIEEVKGNQGLISAGTGLGEAGLFYNGEETIPFACEGGHADFAARNEVEMRLFEFLKQKYEHVSYERILSGKGFWELYRFLTQVEKMAKCQLVEECPKDQDPSVIITQQGTEKYDRTCMEVMDLFCSIYGAEAGNLALKYLAISGIYVGGGIAPKILKALQKGGFIENFTKKGRFKELLESIPVKVVLDQETALKGAAYYCIRSK
- the recA gene encoding recombinase RecA, coding for MTQQSETPKKKALQAAVSHIEKQFGLGSIMSLGKQATIRVISSISTGSIALDVAIGVGGVPRGRVVEIYGPESSGKSTLALHVVSNCQKNGGIAAYIDAEHALDPGYAKKIGVNLDELMISQPDCGEDALNIAEMLARSNAVDVIVIDSVAALVPRSELEGEIGDQHIGLQARMMSQALRKLTATLARTNTCAIFINQIREKVGVFFGNPETTTGGRALKFYSSVRLEIRRTGSIKGTENLDKGNRVKVKVVKNKLAPPFRVAEFDILFNEGISREGSVLDLAIELNIIDKKGTWLTYKDHRFQGREAARLELQKNAALTEELEKLIVQRKSDNLVAVKQEEVEDETLVDETLSLT